The following are from one region of the Aquificaceae bacterium genome:
- a CDS encoding Uma2 family endonuclease, producing MEAKTKLTAEEFFRLYPEESRVELVEGKVYEMPAPSLIHQEILMRIASAMKSFVKERTYGNVFVAPVDVVFSENTVLQPDVVWAREFSFSSPRIDRVPELVVEIVSPSTIIRDLTDKMKIYEKSGVQEYWLVLPLEKVIIVYTLTSEGYRLYSSATDRGKVQSKVLEGFELAVEEVFEGF from the coding sequence ATGGAGGCAAAGACAAAACTGACCGCTGAGGAGTTCTTCAGGCTATATCCGGAAGAGTCCAGAGTAGAGCTTGTTGAAGGGAAGGTCTATGAGATGCCAGCACCGAGCCTTATACATCAAGAAATTCTGATGAGGATTGCTTCTGCCATGAAGTCTTTCGTGAAGGAAAGGACTTACGGTAATGTGTTTGTGGCTCCGGTTGATGTTGTCTTCTCGGAAAATACAGTGCTTCAGCCGGATGTGGTATGGGCAAGGGAATTCTCCTTTTCTAGCCCGAGAATAGACAGGGTGCCAGAGCTGGTTGTTGAGATAGTCTCACCTTCCACAATCATAAGAGACCTGACTGATAAAATGAAAATATACGAAAAGAGCGGGGTACAGGAATACTGGCTTGTTCTGCCACTTGAAAAGGTTATAATCGTTTACACACTTACATCAGAAGGTTACAGGCTCTATTCGTCAGCAACAGATAGAGGAAAAGTCCAGTCTAAAGTTCTCGAGGGTTTTGAGCTTGCTGTAGAAGAAGTTTTTGAAGGGTTTTAA
- a CDS encoding Uma2 family endonuclease, translating to MKTKNKLTAEEFFKLYPEESRVELIEGEVYEMPAPNFKHQLIVVRILSALLKHPEARDRTVPSPIDVVLSETLVLQPDIVYVSDPSKVRDRIYGSPDLVVEVVSPSTFKRDITDKMKIYEKHGVKEYWLVFPLEKTIMVYTLTEKGYELFSYATEKGKVRSGVLEGFELEVEEVFGGL from the coding sequence ATGAAAACAAAAAACAAACTCACAGCTGAGGAATTTTTCAAACTCTACCCGGAAGAGAGTAGAGTGGAGCTTATTGAAGGGGAGGTTTACGAAATGCCGGCACCCAACTTTAAGCATCAGCTCATAGTGGTAAGGATACTCTCAGCTCTTCTGAAGCACCCAGAGGCAAGGGACAGAACAGTTCCATCACCCATTGATGTGGTACTTTCAGAGACCCTCGTTCTCCAGCCCGATATAGTTTACGTGTCTGACCCTTCAAAGGTAAGAGACAGAATATACGGCTCTCCAGACCTTGTGGTGGAGGTAGTGTCTCCTTCAACCTTTAAAAGGGACATAACCGACAAGATGAAAATTTACGAAAAACACGGAGTGAAAGAATACTGGCTCGTGTTTCCCTTAGAGAAGACCATAATGGTCTATACGCTCACAGAAAAGGGTTATGAGCTCTTTTCTTATGCCACAGAAAAAGGAAAGGTCAGGTCAGGGGTTCTTGAGGGCTTTGAGCTGGAAGTGGAGGAGGTGTTTGGAGGGTTGTGA
- the tpx gene encoding thiol peroxidase, whose amino-acid sequence MAQTVNLKGNPVALCGPALKVGDDAPVAYVVTKDLQEIAVGGPGDKVQVIVTVPSLDTPVCETETKKFNELMAGMNGVAVCVISMDLPFAQKRFCESFNIGNVVVASDFRYRDMEKYGVLISEGALKGILARAVFVVDREGKIAYIQLVPEITQEPNYDEVVSKVKELL is encoded by the coding sequence ATGGCACAGACTGTTAACCTAAAGGGCAATCCCGTTGCTCTGTGTGGACCTGCTCTCAAGGTGGGAGACGATGCCCCTGTGGCATACGTAGTTACAAAAGACCTTCAGGAGATAGCTGTGGGAGGTCCCGGCGATAAGGTGCAGGTCATAGTCACCGTTCCATCCCTTGATACCCCCGTGTGTGAGACGGAGACAAAAAAGTTCAACGAGCTCATGGCTGGTATGAACGGAGTTGCGGTATGCGTCATATCCATGGACCTGCCCTTTGCACAGAAGAGGTTCTGCGAGAGCTTCAACATAGGCAACGTGGTGGTGGCTTCTGACTTCAGATACAGGGATATGGAAAAGTATGGCGTCCTAATATCTGAGGGTGCCCTCAAGGGCATTCTTGCAAGGGCTGTCTTTGTAGTGGACAGGGAGGGCAAAATCGCCTACATACAGCTTGTGCCCGAAATCACTCAGGAGCCCAATTACGATGAGGTGGTCTCAAAGGTAAAGGAACTTCTCTAA